The region CGCTGCCGGCGAAATCGTTAACCAGATTGAATTCGGCCTGCACCACCGGCACGAATACCATCTGGGCAATGCGTTCACCGGGTTCGATACTGAAAGACTGGCTGCCGCGGTTCCAGACCGACACCATCAGCTGACCCTGGTAGTCGGAATCGATCAGGCCCACCAGATTGCCCAACACCACGCCATGTTTGTGACCAAGACCCGAACGCGGCAGGATCACCGCGGCCAGCGACGGGTCGGCGATGTGGATAGCCAGACCGGTCGGCACCAGCGTGGTTGCGCCTGCAGCCAGTTCCACCGCGCTGTCCAGACAGGCGCGCAGGTCCAGCCCGGCAGAACCCGGCGTAGCATAGGTCGGCAACGGGAACTGTTGCCCGATACGCGCATCAAGAATTTTTACGTCGATTTTTTTCATCATAACGGCTGACAATCTCGTCGATTAACTGTTGGCCCAGCAGGTGCTTGCTGCCGTGCGGCAGACGCTTATCCCCGTCCGGCCAGAAAAGATGCAATGCATTATTTTCCGAATTAAACCCCTGATCGGAAAGGGATACATCATTCGCACAAATCAGGTCCAACTGTTTGCGGGCCAGTTTCTGGCGCGCGTATTCTTCCACATTACTGGTTTCGGCGGCAAACCCGACAACATAAGGCCGGTTTTCGCTCATGGCGGCCACATCGGCGATGATATCCGGATTTTTGACCAGAGTGACACTGATTTCATCGCCCTGCTTTTTGATCTTTTCGCCGGCGATCACCTGCGCCCGGTAGTCCGCCACGGCGGCGCAGCCCACCACGATATGCTGCTGCGGCGCTTCACGC is a window of Dickeya solani IPO 2222 DNA encoding:
- the dut gene encoding dUTP diphosphatase; its protein translation is MMKKIDVKILDARIGQQFPLPTYATPGSAGLDLRACLDSAVELAAGATTLVPTGLAIHIADPSLAAVILPRSGLGHKHGVVLGNLVGLIDSDYQGQLMVSVWNRGSQSFSIEPGERIAQMVFVPVVQAEFNLVNDFAGSERGEGGFGHSGRH